Part of the Quercus robur chromosome 5, dhQueRobu3.1, whole genome shotgun sequence genome, TCTTACATATTCAACTTGGGTCTTTTCCAAATCTTTCACAATATTCCTTAAACCAATCCAACAATGACAAACACCCATACCTCAAATTTGCAACTTTTTACATAAACATGTCATATTTCacatcataataaaaaaattaaaaaattaaccaaTAACTGTACATTTCCCATGTATCATAataccttaaaataaaaaaataaaaaataaatcacagATTCTACAAAGGCTGTATGAAAAcgtatttattaatttttaaaattggaaaaagaTTCAAggataatttaaaaataaaatactaggCAAACAAAATGATGGAACAAGGTAGTAATGtatccctttttttctttttttctttttttttcaacttttcttccttattttttctttactcaAATGTAGGTTGAAGcatctttataaaaataaattttaaaatttaaaaaacaaatgtagGGTTAAAGCTTTTTCAATATAGTGtcaaagtattttttttgttaaaagcaAAGTGTAGTCCTTTACATAACTCTCTCTGAAAAGTGATAGCAAGGATTCTCTAAAAGTTTATGCTACCTTATGGTTAGACATAATTAATGACGATATAATACATTGTGACTTAACAAAATTTACTCAATGCTTCTAccgaaaaataaaataaaaaatttactcaaTACAACGCAATCGAAAAAACTACAtaagtgaatatatatatatatatatatatatatattacataaaaGAGATCAAGACCCTCTTGTAGCTTAATTGGTACCTCTTGAATGCCACCATGTGAATGCCACTCCTGCCTGTTTTTGCTACCAAATTTGGGTTTATACTCAGAGTGCTTTGGAACACTACCATGTGACATTTGTTGCAAATTATTCCTTTTGCCTATGGATGATCCATCCTCACCACCAAAAGTCTCCTCATTGAGTCTATCTGCTCCAACCTGTAGTTCATataatacaataaataaaataagcccaaggTTAATCAAAACCAATTTCTCAAACTCAAATCCCATAAACACTCATAAAATCAAGCGATAAATAATGGAAAGAGAATATGACCTGTAGTtcatacaataaataaataaaccccaAGTTTAGTCAAAATCAATTACTTAAACTCAACTCTCATAAACACTCATAAAATCAACTGATAAATAATGGAAATAGAATACAAAGAGGATAATGAATTTGCTTCAAGCATATATTCTCAGTACAGCAACTTCAAACAATGACCACCACCCGaaaccccaccccccaaaaTGACAACAATACCAGACAGCTTAGGAATTGAGTTTTTGTCCAAGATGGAAACAAAACTATCAAATTCaccataagtaaataaaatgaGTGTACTATTTCTCGATCTTCCttaataacaaatttttgtgtgtatatatataaactggATAACACACAACCTGGAATTTCTATAGGATTTATTACATATAGACATTAAAAACTTATGCAGTCACGCGAAAACTGTAACACATAACATATGTCATATGTGACATTTGTAATGAAATTCTCATATATCATGCCAGGTAAATATTGTGTAATCCAATCATTACACAATCATAATTAcataaattccaaaattttgacaCATTACACAATAATTACACAATCATAACCAACGTTTCATACATATTCAACTTGGGTCTTTTTCAAATCTTTCACAATATTTCTTAAACTAATCCAACAATgacaaaaaaaacccatgtcTCAAATTTGCAACTTTTTACATAACCACTAACTGTACTGATGACGTCGATTactgtcaccaatgggtcacaccgtactcgcgactcgaattgaacctgcacgacgaaacaaactaaagaatccttcagagagcaccggtgtggtgccggccaaagactctccgacggtcaagttagacttcctctgttttacttagtgcgttagagagggttcataaaagcatacctcgatttctgtgggtattacgccttttatagtgataaggggttgactttccctttttggttctcacatcttttcaatgtgggactctattcccaattcttccaaacgtggtgagcaaggattctcattaccggatcatgggcccttgctgcgtcagtagtgatgggcctccaaagctgggaccatacctacgcaggcccaagagacccaatccgtcaggcccattaaggtaagcccaccatacccaatattttatcatcttcagttgcccccttcaccccgaTGATCCGTCACCTTTAAggtcaaaggatcaatggggtgacggtCCTTACATATGGATATGACGGATTCATGCAAAGTAGAACGACGGTCCTAGCTGGATCATCCCGTCAAAGGAAGAATCATCCAGTTGACGGATACATGGCAGGTACAAATCTGTTGGtacgtactgacaggttgtcagcatttattaagcatgccacgtgtcactctctgaatggtcgttgtataggatcgaagcgtcgcttcgtcttccgtgcacttcctatatatataaggcgcctcactctttcatttttcaattttcactcagaaaacacttgtcagagcgaagccgtcaaccCTGTCAGAGCAAAGCCGTCAACCTTATCTGTGCAATCCGTTGAGGACGAATACTCGctgattacaccaaccgtcacctGTCCTCTGCTAAGTTTGGTAAGTGCTTCTAATTTActatagtcaagttacattctcttccatgcattgttgttaggctttccatacccgtcaacactttcaaacccgtcggtcttaggttttattgtcaattgtaggaaatgtctagtgcgtcaagtaaccagtcggtggttcgtgatgggacggaatacgaggatgtatacccgtccggtcataaagaccaagagagccccggcgaaagtaggagtccgtctgcctcctcttcatcctcaacaaatgaggatgtggagatagtcGAAGTAGAGGGTTCCGATGATGACGGGGATCAACAACTGGAGTCCGTTGTAGgcgctgatggactaaggcagttcatcatgttgccagagtggactgtccataggtttacatccgtcatcagggagagacatttcagcaccttcaggaccaacttccaaatcccagactatgtctccatccgtctaccatatgtgtcggagaagtgttattACGAAGGAGTAGACGGTGTAGGAGTGTACGAACAGGCattgaaggctggacttcgattcccgctttctacCCTTCATAGGGAATTCTTGcagtatctggggttgtccgtcacccagatatcccctaacgcctggagggtcttcatagccatggagattctctacggtgcaatgtcaaacggggaaaggaaattgacggtccgtgaatttcttcactgttaccgtccagacgagatttctggatcgagggggatgtacagttttgccagtcggagccccttgttgaaggtgatctttgagaccccagactcaaatagagactggaagagtcggtacttcttcctggagggtgatagatggatgaaccatccaggggagacggagttcatgcccgtcgacacaacttgggcagttataaatcagacacgtatgcatacgtctaaattttgtgttgcttttcatatccgtccagttatatgtgtatatcttgatcatctttctttgcaggtagacggcgcccacaagtcagCCTCGAGGAGTTTAGCTTCCTTGAAAAGGTTTGCAAGAAGactacgccggaggaaaggacttgggcgaagttggtgaacccgaggaccatacattggtactgcgacggtcctgagcccacccaagaagCGATAAGATACGACGAGCGAGTTCACAAACGTAAGCCCGTCAACTTTACTTTGTCATTtactttgctttattttgttttaatttcatccgtcattatttgcagagatggatgATGCAAAGAGGAGGGCTTTGATCAAGtcccaagccgtcaagaagagggaatccggcgaggaGGTTCCTAAGGCATCAGCTTCAATCCCTAAAAGGAAACTGACGACAAAATCCGACCGTCCctttaagcaaccaaaggtctctcttgaacctgtggttggcttaatggctgagggtaacAAGGCCGTCACCCCAGCGAAGCAGGGGAAGGGCAAAGGATTGATGGCGGTCCCAGacggtaagcaagagagacccCCTTCCCTTCTTCGTGATgactccaagtatgcattggagaaactgtcgtccatcatcacggcagaagactatgaagacctgggaaaccattcgacggaggccatgggggagacgggcctcttcgccgtcgctcaggttggttatgtttgtcaaataagtttttgtttttcattcttcCTGTTACttacattatgtgacggtctcttttctacttgcagtccttggtcatgatgaagggactacttgaccggtgtctcaaccgtgagagtagcttggaccgggtgcgcgcgaaggcgcagcagacggaggaagagctcggacaactTCAGAGATGGAGGTCTAAGATGGtgaagaagctggagctttctgagcAGGCGAGGAAGGAGCTTGAGGAGAAGACGGCCACTTCGCTGACGGTCATAGAGAACAAAGAAGCTGAGATAAAACAACTCAAAGAAGAGATCCGTCAGGCTAAAGTGGCAGCCGTCGAGGAGTACCGATGCTCGGAGTCCTGTTTGGGCGAGCTGTCGGACTCCTTCCTCCAAGGATTCGATGATTCcctccgtcaagtcaagaaggcttatccagagctggacttgacaatggtcaaacttgaggaccaagcccagacttctgccctccccgtcgcctccgaaaatacggaggacctttTTGGAGACGGTGCTGCTCAGGGAGACGGAGAGTCCGccccgtcgaaggatgtcccagatgctgaagaaaagaaagattgatgcatatgtactttattttgtgaacaatccgtctttcttttttattcatttgttaaGACAAAccgtccctttttttttgtattgaacATTTGCCTTTGGGGCTTTTGGCTTAAAAGTTCACatgctttttataattgtttggtgCTCTGTTTAAAACTCCGTCTACCTTCTTGAgggattatttttgtgagaatatttgttAATCTGTGATTATCCGTCCACATTGCAGActtgttatcttgtgttgattGAGCTTTTACATCGGTGAGGATTTTCCTTCTCCGTCTGTTTTGAGGGGTTTATTCTGCggaccgtccactttgtggcgttGTTCATCACTTTTAAATATATCGCGTATTTAACGGACTTGTAGATAATTTTAACGTAGCCAGTATACGTCCACTTTGCGAAAACGTCCATctattgtatccgtccaccttgGGACTTTATTTCATGTAGGACGGTCCGTCAATCTCAAGGactttatttcatgtatttcaacatcttagtgatctgtccactttgtggactaattGCATCACCTttgtgatccgtccactttgtggacctaTGTCACATCACCTAAGTAGTCCGTCCACCTTGGTGGActtatgtttcatcaccttagtgatccgtccactttgtggactcatatttcatcactttagtgatccgtccactttgtggacttttgtttcatcaccttagcgatctgtccactttgtggacttatgtttcactaccttagtgatccgtccactttg contains:
- the LOC126724827 gene encoding uncharacterized protein LOC126724827: MSSASSNQSVVRDGTEYEDVYPSGHKDQESPGESRSPSASSSSSTNEDVEIVEVEGSDDDGDQQLESVVGADGLRQFIMLPEWTVHRFTSVIRERHFSTFRTNFQIPDYVSIRLPYVSEKCYYEGVDGVGVYEQALKAGLRFPLSTLHREFLQYLGLSVTQISPNAWRVFIAMEILYGAMSNGERKLTVREFLHCYRPDEISGSRGMYSFASRSPLLKVIFETPDSNRDWKSRYFFLEGDRWMNHPGETEFMPVDTTWAVINQTRRRRPQVSLEEFSFLEKVCKKTTPEERTWAKLVNPRTIHWYCDGPEPTQEAIRYDERVHKQMDDAKRRALIKSQAVKKRESGEEVPKASASIPKRKLTTKSDRPFKQPKVSLEPVVGLMAEGNKAVTPAKQGKGKGLMAVPDGKQERPPSLLRDDSKYALEKLSSIITAEDYEDLGNHSTEAMGETGLFAVAQSLVMMKGLLDRCLNRESSLDRVRAKAQQTEEELGQLQRWRSKMVKKLELSEQARKELEEKTATSLTVIENKEAEIKQLKEEIRQAKVAAVEEYRCSESCLGELSDSFLQGFDDSLRQVKKAYPELDLTMVKLEDQAQTSALPVASENTEDLFGDGAAQGDGESAPSKDVPDAEEKKD